Proteins from a genomic interval of Treponema succinifaciens DSM 2489:
- the chvE gene encoding multiple monosaccharide ABC transporter substrate-binding protein — protein sequence MKKIIAVLLACALVLPCFAAKKKGTKVGVSMPTKDLQRWNQDGANMKAQLEKAGYVVDLQYANNDIATQVSQIENMITGKCNVLVVASIDGSALKNALDGAKKKRIPVIAYDRLIMNTNSVSYYATFDNYKVGTIQGEYLVDKLNLKNRTKSDPAYIEFFTGSPDDNNINFFFGGAMDTLKPYLDSGVLVCRSGQTSKAQCATLNWSTEEGQKRMENLITSNGYGPRGTKLDAVYSSNDSVAMGITNALVAAGYTKANFPIVTGQDCDIGSVKNMLKGTQAMSVFKDTRTLAEKVVGMVDALLQGTKPEINDTKTYDNGKGIVPSYLCDPVYADVSNYKALLVDSGLLHRSSA from the coding sequence ATGAAAAAAATTATCGCTGTTCTTTTGGCTTGCGCGCTCGTGCTTCCATGTTTCGCAGCAAAAAAGAAAGGAACAAAAGTAGGTGTTTCTATGCCTACAAAAGACTTGCAGAGATGGAACCAGGACGGAGCAAACATGAAGGCTCAGCTGGAAAAAGCAGGATATGTTGTTGACTTGCAGTATGCTAACAACGACATTGCAACTCAGGTTTCCCAGATTGAAAACATGATTACTGGAAAATGCAACGTTCTTGTTGTTGCTTCTATTGATGGTTCAGCTCTTAAAAACGCGCTTGACGGTGCAAAGAAAAAGAGAATTCCGGTTATTGCTTATGACCGCTTGATTATGAACACAAATTCAGTTTCTTACTATGCAACATTCGACAACTACAAAGTAGGAACAATTCAGGGTGAATATCTTGTTGACAAGCTGAATCTTAAGAACCGCACAAAATCTGACCCTGCTTACATTGAATTCTTCACAGGATCTCCAGATGACAACAACATCAACTTCTTCTTCGGCGGAGCAATGGACACACTCAAGCCTTACCTTGACAGCGGAGTTCTTGTTTGCCGTTCAGGACAGACTTCAAAAGCACAGTGTGCAACTTTGAACTGGTCTACAGAAGAAGGTCAGAAACGCATGGAAAACCTTATCACTTCAAACGGATACGGTCCACGCGGAACAAAACTTGACGCTGTCTATTCTTCAAACGACTCTGTTGCAATGGGAATTACAAATGCTCTTGTTGCAGCTGGCTACACAAAGGCAAACTTCCCAATCGTTACTGGACAGGACTGCGACATTGGTTCTGTAAAGAACATGCTCAAGGGAACACAGGCAATGTCTGTTTTCAAAGACACACGCACTTTGGCAGAAAAAGTTGTAGGAATGGTTGACGCTCTTCTTCAGGGAACAAAACCAGAAATCAACGACACAAAGACTTATGACAATGGAAAAGGAATCGTTCCTTCATACCTTTGTGATCCAGTTTATGCTGATGTTTCAAACTACAAGGCTCTCCTTGTTGATTCTGGATTATTACACAGAAGCTCAGCTTAA
- the mmsA gene encoding multiple monosaccharide ABC transporter ATP-binding protein — MAKALLEMRNITKEFPGVKALNNVTLSVEEGEIHALCGENGAGKSTLMNVLSGIYGYGSYSGDIIYDGKLCKFQTIKDSESLGIVIIHQELALVPLLTIAENMFLGNERGSKFKVDWAETFDKADSLLAEVGLKESSHTLIKDIGVGKQQLVEIAKALGKKVRLLILDEPTASLNENESKHLLDLLLEFKKQGMTSIIISHKLNEISYVADKITVIRDGAVIKTLDKSKDDFSENTIIAAMVGRDITDRFPKRASKVGDVCFEVKNWCVDHPVFDGIKVCDNVNFNLRKGEVLGISGLMGAGRTELAMSIFGHSYGANISGQIFLNGKEIELPNVKSAISHKIAYVTEDRKGNGLILSQTITQNTVSARPEKVSKHGIYNFDECRRVAQDSSKEMRTKCATVDEAVGNLSGGNMQKVLLGKWLFADPDILILDEPTRGIDVGAKYEIYCIINRMVAEGKSVILISSEMPEVLGMSDRIYVMNEGRMIAEMNAKDASQEKIMSCIISSENK, encoded by the coding sequence ATGGCAAAGGCATTATTGGAAATGCGGAATATTACAAAAGAGTTTCCTGGCGTCAAAGCTCTGAACAACGTTACGCTTTCTGTGGAAGAAGGCGAGATTCATGCTCTCTGCGGCGAAAACGGAGCTGGAAAGTCTACTCTTATGAATGTTTTAAGCGGCATTTACGGATACGGCTCTTATTCCGGCGATATTATCTATGACGGCAAACTCTGCAAATTCCAGACAATAAAAGACAGTGAATCGCTGGGCATTGTAATTATTCATCAGGAGCTGGCTCTTGTTCCTCTTCTGACGATTGCGGAAAATATGTTCCTTGGAAATGAGCGCGGCTCAAAATTCAAGGTTGACTGGGCAGAAACATTCGATAAGGCTGATTCCCTTCTTGCGGAAGTTGGTCTTAAAGAATCATCACATACACTTATAAAGGACATTGGCGTTGGCAAGCAGCAGCTTGTAGAAATTGCCAAGGCGCTTGGAAAAAAAGTTCGGCTTTTGATTTTGGACGAGCCAACCGCCTCCTTGAATGAAAATGAATCCAAGCATCTTTTGGATTTGCTCCTTGAATTTAAAAAACAGGGAATGACTTCAATTATTATTTCCCACAAGCTGAATGAAATTTCTTATGTTGCTGACAAAATTACAGTTATCCGAGATGGCGCTGTAATAAAAACGCTCGACAAGAGCAAAGACGATTTTTCAGAGAATACAATTATTGCGGCGATGGTTGGCCGTGATATTACAGATAGATTTCCTAAGCGCGCTTCAAAAGTCGGAGATGTCTGCTTTGAAGTCAAGAACTGGTGCGTTGACCATCCTGTTTTCGACGGAATCAAGGTTTGCGACAACGTGAATTTCAATTTGCGTAAAGGCGAAGTTCTTGGAATTTCGGGGCTTATGGGAGCCGGCCGCACAGAACTTGCAATGAGCATTTTTGGACATTCCTATGGCGCGAATATTTCCGGACAGATTTTTCTTAACGGAAAAGAAATTGAGCTTCCGAATGTAAAGTCAGCAATCAGCCACAAGATTGCCTATGTTACAGAAGACCGCAAAGGCAACGGGCTTATTCTTTCACAAACAATCACGCAGAACACAGTTTCAGCAAGGCCGGAAAAAGTTTCTAAGCACGGAATCTACAACTTTGACGAATGCAGGCGCGTTGCCCAGGATTCATCAAAAGAAATGAGGACAAAATGCGCAACTGTAGACGAAGCTGTAGGAAATCTTTCAGGCGGGAACATGCAGAAAGTTCTTCTTGGAAAATGGCTTTTTGCGGATCCGGATATTCTGATTCTTGACGAGCCGACACGCGGAATTGATGTTGGCGCAAAGTACGAGATTTACTGCATTATAAACCGCATGGTTGCAGAAGGAAAATCTGTAA